TCAAGAACGCTTCGAGCAGCTGTTCCACTCCTCTGAGCTGGATGATATCCTGACTGCCGGGGCAGACAAAGCGAATAAGGTCGCGAACGAGATGCTGTACAAAGTTGAAAAAGTGATGGGGATGGCACGTATCTAATCCATTTCCACAACAAAAAACGGGCTGGGAAGCTATCTCCCAACCCGTTTTCTTTTCGTCAATTGCTCTTAACCGTGACAGTTACCTTCGCTGTCTTGCCAGCGTAGCTGATCGTGATGGTCACTCTTGTTCTTGGTTTGGCATCATCCAAGACAAGAATACGCCCCGTCTCATCAACCTCTACCTGTTCGGGCTTGCTTGATGTGAACTCGATTCCCTCCGCTTCAGTAACGTCTTCTTCCGCATCATTACCGAGAATCGCCATCACCTTGAGCTGTGCTTCCTCGCCCTGGGCTAGCTTGAGAGATTTCGGATCGATCTCGATTCTTTTCAGGGCACTCTCACCGACGACATAAGTGGCCGCCGTCGCTACTGTAAAGCTCCCCAGATCGTCTTCTTTCGTCACCTGGATCGCTTTTCCCTTGAGTCCAATAGCTGCTCTCCACATATTGCTCCGGTACGAATACGCCTGGAGCTTTTCGCTTGCGTCATCGGCGACTGGCAGACCAAGTGTAAAGCCTGTCTTGCCGAGATTTGTCACTTTCTTGCCGTTGCTCCACACTTGCAATTGATAGGCTTCGCCAGGGTTAGGCACACCTTTCCACCCGTCCCCATTTGCTTCCGTCAAAGAGAGGGCAAACTCTCTTGCACGCTGAGCGGAAAAGTATGCGCTAGGCACCTCTACCCATGCTTCGCTGTCCAAGGTTACGCGAATGCCTACCTCTTTTTCCTTCAATTGCTCAACCAGCTTCTGTTCCAGGGTCACTGTCCGATCAGCTGATTCTCCTTTGTGAGAACGCGTGTCGCTCGCATCCTCATCGCTTTCTTCCACTTGAATGAACAGCACCGGAGCAAAGCCAATCTTGTCTTTCACTGACTCGATTGCTTTCATGAATTCTCCGAGTACGTCTAGAAGTTCATCTACTTGTTCGTCATCTGCCTTGATCTCATCCCCATCTTCAATGACGACAGTGCCAAGCTTTTTCAAAAGCTCTTCTGCCAGTGTACGGACATGCTTGGCTACCTCTTTGGAAATTTCCTTTTCATCGAGCGGCTCCAGCGCTGTTTTCGCCAAACTCGTCAAGGAGGCAAGTGCCAGGCGGGCAATCTCTTCATCCTTGATGCCATCTTCTGTGAGCGGGTCAAATGCTTTGTCCAAAAAGCTCTTCGTCACATCTTGGAGTGTCTCTTCACTAATGGTTTCTCGCTCAGCCTGCTCGGCCACTGCCTCGAGTACAGTCGTGATCGTATCGGTGACTGTCTCCCATTTCTCAGTCGGCGTCCATTGCTCTGCATCCAGAAGTTTTTCCAGATGGCTAAGTACTTGATCCACCTGTCCTAAAATGGCTTTCTCCTCGCTACTTGCAGAGATGACTTGAGCTGCTTGCTTGTTCAACTCTCGCTGCGAGTCCGGTGTCGGTGTTCTGTCCGGCGGTGTAACTGGCGGTGGTGAGTCCGGCTTGGCTGGAACCTGCACGGTCAATACTTTAGTTTCTGCTGTCGATTGATCGGATGCTCTTGTGACCTCAAAAACCAGGTCTACATTCGTCTGGCGATATGGCGGCGTAATTTTGCCGTCCAGCGCAATCACTGCTGGATCACTAGAAGACTTGATTGCGATAGTAAAGCCTGTAGGTACTTCTGGCAGCTTCAAGCGCGTCTCACCCGCTGCTGGCTGAGTAAGCTGCGTGATGCTTTCTGCCACTTCTTGTGCTGTTTTTTCCGGCGTGCCGCGATCCTTCAAGTCCAGTTGTACAAGGACAGGATTATGATCACTCACACGTCCTTCGTTCTCAGTCAAGCCAGCGTTGATGTGAACGATATCAACCTTTGTGTCGTCCTCCAAATGGTTGCTGACCAAAATTTGATCCAAGACTTGAGAGTTCCCTTGGTACACGTACGTATACTGCTCACCCTTCGGCAGTTTCTCCACCATATTGGTCAAAACGCCATCTGCCAATTCCTGCACCGGATTCGAAAACGGGAAATCGTTAAGATCGCCAAGCACCACAACATTTGCTTTCGCTTCCGCCGCATGGATTTCTTTTACAAAGTTATTTAACACACGGGCAATTTTCATTCGCTGTACTTCACTCACCAGCTGTGGCGGCTGATCTTTTCCAAACAGCGCTTGATCCCCACCCTTGGAGTTGAAATGGTTGGCAATGACAATGACAGGCTCGCCTTGGAAAATGAACTCCGCTGCCAACGGCTTACGGCTCGAAGCAAACGCCGCGTTTGTCGGATCGACCCGTCCTGGATTGTGTGACAAATGCGCTACACCATCTCGTGTCTCTATCTGCACCGTATCAGTCGCGCCTCCTGGCGTTCCTGCTGCCAGCTGTACCCGTTCAGGGTTGTAGAAGAACCCGACGCGAATGTTTCCTCCTGGCTGTCCACCATCCTGATTGTTCTCTGGTGCGATATCGGTGTATCGGTAAGTCGGGCCGTTTTTGTTTTCAATTGCTTTGATCAATGCGTCCGCAGACTGCGTAGCATCTGTTTGCCCATTGTCAGTCGGCCCATTGTCGTCCTGCATTTCCACCACACCAATAATATCCGGCCCCTTCATGTTGTCCACGATCGTCTCGGCGATGCGATTGATTTTGGCAGAATCGGTTTTTGCCGAGAAATTCTCGATGTTGTACGTAGCGATTGTCAGCTTATCGTCTTTTGGGGAAATACTCGTTACTGGCGGCACATAATGACTTGCCTGTACCGTAAATGGTCTTGTATGGAACAGCTTGTAATTCGCAAAGCCGTAGTCAATGATGCCTACCAGTGGTCCGTCAAATTTGTCGCCGACTTTTACTTCACCGGTAATCGATTCGAGTTTGTCCGATACCGTGATGCGCTCAGGGTGAAAATCATTGGCCTCTAGCACCACTCCGCCAGCTGGTGTACGCGGCTGACTCGGATGGGCTTGATCATCAATAACGACAAATTCCGTTGCACGTGGATTGGTAAACGTCTTGGTTTCGCCAACGACGATTGGATTGTCGATCTGCACCAGCATGCCTTCGAGACTTTCCCAGAAATCGATGCCGTCTTGATCCGGATCGAATTTGCCGAGGCTATCGTTGTCGATGATCCCTTCCGGATATTCGTAGTTGTCTTTGCCCAGACTGAGTGGGTCTGGGAGTGCCTTTCTAGCGCCGATAACAACGTTGGACGCATCAATTTGCGTCTGGGTGAGGTCTGTACCCGCCCTGTTCGATGGCACGTATTCCTTGACGGTTCCGCTAACGGTTACTTCATCGCCCGGGGTGACCGCTGCTTTGTCGTAAACGTATATACCTTCTGAGGTAAATGGATCTGAATCCGGTTGCGGGTCTTGCATATAAAAGCCTTGTACATTGCTGCCGCTTCGGACAACAGCCGTCACGATCCCCGGAACATTGTTCACTGTTCCATCGGCCATCGCTGATCGGTGCGACGTTCCTTGGATATCATGAATCCGAACGTTTTCTTTTTGAATCATGTAACGGAAGGTCGCTACATTGCTGTCTGTGTAACCATCCTTGACAGCTATAGCTGAAAGGGTCGTATCCGCGTCAATCTGGATCGGTCCTGTATACTTGATGCTTCCTCTGCTCGGCGTTGAACCATCTATCGTATAGAAGATCGTGGCGTCAGCCATTGTCGTTGAGAACGTGACTTTTGTTCCTTTTGCCACCATAGGGCCTGCTGGGCTCGCTGTGACCATAGGGACTTTACTTTCATCTTCTACGAGATCTGCTACTGTCCGTGGAACCAATTTGTATGCATTGTTGTCATAGTTCACAACGCCAGTAATTGCAGCGTAGCTTTTGTTCACGGGGAGCGGAAGCGTGGCAGCAGGACGAGATACAAACCTGCCGTACTGATCCTCCAGCGTGTAATTGCCACTCGATACTGATTGGACAGTCACCAGTTTTACAGTCACCAGCTTGCCTTCCAATGCCTCTCCTGTTGCGGCGGCAAAATCAGTGGATGTCACGATTTGCGGACTAGGCACACCCGCTTGTTTTTGTACGATTTCCACGTTACTGGTGAGTGCTTCGAGTTGAGCCAGTCCACGGTAGTCACTCATTTTTCCGGTAGCGCGAATCTTGTCTCCTACCTCAATTTTGCCAGTCAGTCCTGGCGCACGAAGTACGAGTCCTGCCGTCTCATCCTGGAAATACACGTTGTTTTGTCCGCCCGCTTCAAACATCGCCGTCACCGTTCCGACGACAATCACGTTCGTTCCTACCGGGGTGCTTCTTGCTTCAGCAATCGTAGTCGAACCTACGGCTGACTTGGTAACACTAACTTCCGGACTCTCAAACGACTTGCCATATTCCCCAGCTGTTTGCTGCGTTACGAGAATATGATCCAGCTGATCGATGTTTGGAATCGTAAAAGAAAATGACCCGTTTGCCTGTGCTGTTCCTGTTTCTTTATTACTAAGCATCAGCGGTTGTTTTTGCGGATCGTATGCCCGCAGTATCGCATTCCCTGCTGCCGCACCTACTTCTCCTCGCAGCTCGCCCACACCGTTCAATGCTTGCAGGCTGACTTTTTCCTGGATCAAAGCTGTACTGGCTACCGCTGGCCTCAGCTCAATACTCGTGCTTTCTTTCTTACTCCCTTCCGTTGCTGTGAGATAGACTCCCAGCAAATTTGGATCGGGATTAGTAAAAGTCAGCTCGATTAGTCCGGAAGCATCCGAATCTTGCTGTGCCAAAGGCGTGTCGCTACCTGTTCCTGTAGGCTGACTCGCATAAACCTTAATAGTCCGTCCTTGACCGACATAGCCGCGAATTGTTGCTTGGATAGGATCAGTATGATCAAAAATAAGTTCTGTGGCATTCAGTTTTTCGGTCACGTCTGTTGGTAGCGGCGGTTCTACTGGGCTTTGCGTGTTTTTGGGGGTAGGTGCCCCTGTGATAAAATCGTTGCCATTGTTATTGGTATCCCAGCCATTTCCTCCGTTCGGCACAATGCCGCTGGCGTCGCTAATGCGTTGGGCGCTGGTCGAGTTTGAAGTTGCTGGTGCAGGTGAACTGCCTTCGTATGTAGTTGCCGCACCAATTCCGACCATATCAACAACACCTAATTGGGAGGAGACATCCGTCCCAACTAAAAGCGTATTATGGTTAACCAAGGCAACTTTTCCTTGAGTCCCAGACATCCGAATCGACCCGACGCCATCTGGCGTAGGGAGTTCGGCCGTCCCACCTGCTTCCGCTGCTTGCTGGACCAAAAAGAAGCCATACGGAGCTATGCTTCCAGCCAAATCTGTCTTCTGCCAAGTCCCTCCCGTAGCAGAAGCATACTGCACAGACCAGCCTCCAACCGAAACAGCCGTGTCTGTCGGGTTATACAGCTCAATGAAGTCATTCTTGTACAGGGCACCTGAGTTCCCCCCACCCCCATACACCTCACTGATCACCACATGATCAGCGCGCGCGGCCTTTGCCTGTGGCATCCACCCGGTCGGTAAAACAGTTCCCACCATGACCGCGGCTATTAGCGCCAGCTTCGACCACCGGGAGGCAATTCCTCTTTTTTTCAACATTCTTGCATCATTCCTCCTCACATCATTCCGAAGTAACTACTATAAGATGGTAAACGTATAACCTGAACCTTATGTAAATTTGATGTAAAGTTTGTATAATCCTTCTAAACTTGTAAAAACAAAAACCGCCAAGCTCCATCGTCCTTGGCGGTTTTTCTTTGTTTTTGTCAATTAGCTTTCGTCTACTTTCATATTGCGTGCGATATATAGAACCGGCGTCGAAGCTGCCGATACGACGAACTTGATCAGGTAGGTAGTCAACAGGATTTGCCACCATACGTCCATCGGGAATTCACCCAAAAAGGCAATCGTACAAAAGGTAACGGAGTCAAGCAACTGACTGAAGAGCGTGCTTCCATTATTGCGAATCCAGAGCTGATTTCGGCCTGGACATTTTTTCTTCAACCACGAATAGATTTTCACGTCGACAAATTGACTGACAAAATACGCACACAAGCTCCCCAATGCCACTCTTGGCATTAAGCCAAAAATCGTCTCTAAGGAACCTTGGGCAATATCTGTTTCCTGTGGTTCAAACACCAGCACGAGCTGCATGATGATCGTTGCCGCAATTAAGGTAAAGAAGCCAAACCATACAGCTTTTTTCGCTTCTCTTTCCCCATACTTCTCGTTCAATAGATCGCTTACCAAATAAATAGAAGCATAAATCGTATTGCCGAGCGTCATGACCAGACCGAACATCTCGATTGTTTTGACCACCTGAATGTTGGCTAACACGGTTGCCATCCCGATCCACGCGTACAGTCCCATTCTGCCGAACAATCGGTAGCAGAGCAGGAACAGCCCGAAGTTCACCAGAGCAAAAAGCACTCCGATCCAAAAATTAAACATATGATTTCCTCCTAGTTTTGATAACGCGGGAGTTTACGAACCGCGGCCCGTTTTGAGCATTCAATCATTTTACTTGCATTCTCTTATTTTATCAACAATGAAAAGCCAGAGAATCACGGTTCGTCAACGGCACGTAAAGACAAGGCGCAAGCAAAAAAGCCATCACTAAGGGCGATGGTCTTATCAATGGGTAATAGTAGAGACCAGTATCACAATGCATACTTGAAGCTTCTTATAGAAAGATACTTACGAGCTTCTGAGCCGTTCTACGCGCATGATGAACTGTTTCGTGATTTCCCTCGATCATTGCAGTAACAATGCTGCCTTCTATCAAAAGATACAACGCATTGGTTAGTTCTTCTTCCTCCCGTACTCCAGCTTCTTGAACAAGTTTTTTGATAAAATTTTTTAATAGTGATTTATGCCTTAAAGATACTTGATGAAACGAATGAGTAGGTTCATTAAATTCTGCAGCCGTATTTATGAAGGAACACCCACGAAAGTCAGATTGCAAGAACCACTCTTCTAATGTATCAAATAGAGCAACCAAACGCTCCGACGGGGTAACTTCCTTCTTATAAACTGTAGTTTCGAACCAGTTTCTCCAAAGGGAGTCTCTTGTCTCAAGATAAGCTATCACCAAATGCTCTTTAGTAGGAAAGTTATTATACAGCGTCATTTTGGCTACTCCGGATTCTGCTACAACTTGATCGACCCCCGTAGCAGTAATTCCTTGTTTATAAAACAAGGATGAGGCAACATCCAGTATTTGCTCTTTTTTTCTTTGTCTCATGCCTTCTCCTCCTCTATTAATGAGCACGAAGGTTGGCGATTAATTTCCCAATATTTTTGATCGTTGCAAAGTGCATTGCCTCATGGTATAGGGAAAAGCCAAGTAATTGCTCAACTGTTGTGAAAGAAAGTCCAGTAGATGATTTATAGGAAGGCTCTACCGCTTCTTTCAAATTGTTCGAAAGTGTCGATTCGATCCTTAGCATTTGCGCCGTCAATAGTTCAATCAACGCTAACAATGCTGGAGGTTTTAGATCCCAGTTAGAAGGCTGAGTTCCTGGATCAAATAAAGTCTTGAAATTTGAGGGCATTTGAACTTCTTTTCCAGAAAGTTGAAAAGCGAATTTTTCTTGAACGACATATATGTGTCCCAAATTCCATTTTATGCTATTTTTCAACCCAATCCTTCTGTCTCCACGCCATTACTATACAGACAAGTATATATAATTTCAAATTTAATTTTTCGGCTTTTTTTCTGCGAATAACGTTATTTTATCTCGATAATTGGGTTCCTTATAACGATCTCCATTAAATTCAGTTCTCCACTATCTACTGCCTCTGTAAGAGCTTGAGGAAACTCCTCTGTATTTGTAACACGCCTGTATGCAACTCCAAAGCTTTGGGCAAAAAGGTTAAAATCCGGATTGGTAAAAGAAATCTGTGTAACCGCTATATTGGCATTGCATTGGTGCTTCTCTATTAAGCTATACCGCTGGTCATTAAAGATGATGATAGTAAAGCTCAGACCCAAGCGCTTTGCGGTCTCGAGCTCCTGAGCATTCATGAGAAAGCCACCGTCTCCCGTTATGATAACAACAGGACAGTTTGGCTTGACCAAGCAGCTTGCCAAAGCGCCAGGCAGCGATGCTCCCATTGATGCAAGACCGTTGAAAATAATCGTTTGCCCTGGAAGTTTTGGCTGGTACCAGAATGATACCCAGATCTTATGCAAGCCGACATCAGAAATCACGATGCTTTCCTTCGGTAGCTTTTTGCTTAAGGTCCACATCACCTTGTGAGGCAGATCCTGTTCTGATGGGATGGCCCGCAACTTCTTCATTCTACGTACACGAATCTTCTCATAGTCTACAGGTTCGGGTCTCCGATTTAACAGGTTTGATAATGCCTTAATCGTTTCTCGCAAATCACCCACAAGGTCCAATTCAACGGGAAAATGAGCATCAGTTTCAGCGTAGGTGGTATGAATACTCAGTACTTTACGCGATTTATCCTCGTTCCAGAATTTCGAATCAAATTCAACAAAATCAAATCCAATAGCGATGACCAAATCTGCTTCATGCAGAGGAAGCAAACCATCAGGATCGAAACTACCGCCGACTGTGAACAGATTCAGCGGGTGATCGAAAGGCAGAAAACCTTTGGCCATAAAAGTATTGACCAATGGCAAATTCGCTTTCTCTACTAATTGTCGAATTTCTTTCCAAGCTCGACTACGAACCGCACCGTTGCCTACAAGGATGATTGGTCTCTTTGCCTCCATGATTAATTGTGCGGCTGTGTGCAGCGATGACTTGTCGGGACAAACTTTTGCTTTTCTTCCAATGGGAAGTGGTGAGCCGACTACCGTATCCCGAGCAACATCTACAGGCAGCTGCAGATGCACAGCGCCAAAACTGTCGGTTGTTGCCAGAGCAAACGCCTTACGGATGATCTCTGGAATTGTGTGCGCGGATGCAATCTGCTGATTGTATTTTGTAATTCCTTTGTATAATTGTATCGTATCTATATTTTGATGTGATTCTTTGTGCAGCTGGCTACGATCTGTCTGACCGGTAATGGCAATCAATGGCGAGCGGTCCAAGTGAGCATTAGCCACACCTGTAATCAGATTCGTCGCGCCAGGCCCCAACGTAGCGAGACACACGCCGGGTTTTCCCGTGAGTCGACCATACACATCTGCCATAAAGGCTGCCCCTTGTTCGTGCCGCGTAACTACAAATTGAATCGATGACCGAGATAAGGAGTCGATAAGATCAATAGTCTCTTCACCCGGGATGCCGAAAATGTACTCAACTCCCTCAGCCTCCAGACATTGCACCACAAGGTCGCTCGCTTTCATATGGCTCCTCCATTATTAGTCTTTTGGTGGATTACATCTATTTTTCGTATGCAAAGTTCAATTTTATTCATTTGTTGATCCAACTGGAGTATACGTGTCATTCATGATCTGTAAAAATCTTTGAACAGACCCGCAAGAGAGCCAGTTTTTCAAAGGGGCCATCCCACGGGTCACCGTTCAGCTGTTATTGCACGCCGCTTTCCAATTCCTTTATTCGCTCACCTAAAAATCGCTTAATTAACGCTACGCTGATTTCCAAATCTTCTTCCAAAGGAAAATGACCCGTATTGAGCAGATGAACCTCAACATCTTTTAAGTCCTTTTGGTAAGCCAACGCCCCATCCGGACCAAAGAACATATCATTTTTTCCCCAAGCAACCAATGTCGGAGGCTGGTAGGTCCGGAAATACTCATGCCAACTCGGATATTGTTTCAAATTGTTTTGATAATCATAGAGCAGGGCAAGCTGGATCTCGCTATTCCCAGGTCGCTCCAGCACATATTGGTCCAAATTCCAACTGTCTGGGCTGATTTTTTCCGGGTTGCGTGTCCCGTTTACATACTGATGTTTTGTGAACTCTGGTTTCAGCAGACCTAAAACATTGTTGATAGAGGCATCATCAGCCGGATTTTCCCAATACGTCCGTACGGGAGCCCACGAAGATAGCAAGCCTTCTTCGTATGCATTTCCGTTTTGAGAGATAATGGCTTGGACTCGTTCTGGATGTTTGACAGCCAATCTGAATCCGACTGGCGCCCCATAATCGTGGACATAAATGCTGTATTTCTTCAATTGGAGCTGCTCGACAAATGCATCCATAACATCGGCCAAATTGTCGAAGGTATAGGCAAATTCGGCCGTAGAAGGCTGATCACTGTTACCGAAACCAGGATAGTCAGGTGCAATGATATGGTATTCATCAGAGAGCTCGGCAATTAAGTTGCGGTACATGTGAGAAGAAGATGGAAACCCATGGAGCAACAAAATGGTCGGGTTCTCTTGATTCCCAGCCTCCCGATAAAAAATGGCGAGACCGTCCACACATTCTGTTTTGTAATATACTGTCATCGTTTTCACCTCATTTCCGTGGTTTTGGAACACGCTGCTATTTCCCGATGGTTATTTGTAACGCCGATCATTTTCGTTAATCGGATAATCGTTTCCACTCATATCCCGTCTTCTCATAAGACCGTCTTCATCATATTCCCAAAGCTCATTCCCATGGCATCTCATCCATTGACCAGTTTCTGCATCACGGTACTCATACTCAAAACGAACCGCAATCCGGTTGTCCGTGTAGCACCAAAGCTCTTTCATGAGTTTATAGTCCTGCTCCCTTGCCCATTTCTTCGTCAAAAAAGCTTTAATATTCTCGCGACCTGTAAAAAACTCTGTGCGGTTGCGCCAGTTGGAGTCAACGGTATACCCTAGTGACACGCGTTCCGGATCGCGAGAGTTCCAAGCATCTTCGGCAAATTTTACTTTTGCCAACGCGGATTCAAGTGTGAACGGTGGTCGAATGTCTTTACTCATTTTTTATCATCCTTTTTATTTTTTATAGTTCAAACCATTATTTGAATTTACGATCCGCCTCTTTGATAGGAAAATCATTCCCCGTCATATCCCGTCTCTTCATGAGACCATCCTCGGCAAACTCCCAGTATTCATTTCCATGGCATCGCATCCACTGACCTGTATTTGCATCACGATATTCGTACTCAAAACGCACTGCAATCCGATTGTCCGTGTAGCACCAAAGTTCCTTCTTAAGTTTGTAGTCCAGCTCTCTAGCCCACTTATTTGTCAAAAACGTCTTGATAGCCTCTCGGCCGGTAAAGAATTCTGTGCGATTATGCCAATTGGAATCAACGGAGTATCCCAAAGATACCCGCTCCGGATTGCGAGAATTCCAAGCATCCTCAGCAAACTGCACTTTTGCCAATGCAGACTCCTTTGTAAACGGTGGTCGAATGTCCTTGCTCATGGTAGATCTCCCCTTCGTTTGTTGAATGTTGGTGGAGGCGCATCCGCTCTCCTTGAATTTTAGTATACAGACAGGTCTGTCTAAAATCAAATAATATTTTCTCGTCCATTAATCCGAGAAGCGAGCAACCTCCTCGCACCCTAGCATTTACCTGTTACTGATTTGTAGGATTTATGTCGATAGTCTGTAACCAATGCATCCACACTATCGTACATAATGAACGTGTAGCAAGGACAAGCACAAGATACAGCACACTACACATTACATCATGATCAGTCAGCAAGACTGGGGAGGAGATTCATCACATGAAACACATGAAACACTTGAACAAACTCGTAACAGGAACTGTACTTACTTCCGTACTTTTCACTGGAGGGTATGCAATTACAGCAGATGCAAGCAACACAACTGCTACAACAAAAGGCTTGCAAGAGATTACGAAAAAAACAGCAGACGTAACGGGTGACAAGACCGCAGACACAGTCGTTCTGTACGGGAATAAAGAGAAAAACAGCCCATACGTTAAGGACCTCACTATCAAAGTAACAGATGGCAAAACGAAGCAATCTTTTAACATCGACGTGAAGGACAACGGCTACGAGCCGAAGCTCTCCGTTCAAGATTTCACTTACGATAAAAAAGGCGAGATCATGGTTACTGCAAGCACTGGCGGAAGCGGTGGCTACACAACCAATCACATCTACAACATTAAAGATGGAAAAGCGAAAGAGCTCAGCCTGCCAGGTCTGGATAAAAACAAAGCGGGTGTAGTCGGAGCGGACTTCGTAGAACTGAAACCAATCGATCTAAACAAAAATGGTCTCTATGTACTGGAAGGCACAGAGCGTCTGACTGGTGATTACAATGCAGATGTTCGCGGCTACCTCAAATCCAAATGGAAGTGGAACCAAACCAAATGGGAATTGATGAGTGCCAACTTCGAACCAGCTGTAAAACCACTCGAAGTCTATCATGATACTTTCAAAAGCCAAGACTCTGCCTTTGCTTTTAAAGGTCCAAAATCTTGGAACGGCAACATCCTTGTTGAGGAAAAAACTGGCCCAAATGCAGACGAATACTTGCCAGAAGCAAAGAGTGTAACCCGCTTCATCTTCAATGCTGACAAAGCGGAAGA
This genomic stretch from Brevibacillus sp. DP1.3A harbors:
- a CDS encoding nuclear transport factor 2 family protein, producing the protein MSKDIRPPFTKESALAKVQFAEDAWNSRNPERVSLGYSVDSNWHNRTEFFTGREAIKTFLTNKWARELDYKLKKELWCYTDNRIAVRFEYEYRDANTGQWMRCHGNEYWEFAEDGLMKRRDMTGNDFPIKEADRKFK
- a CDS encoding nuclear transport factor 2 family protein, with the protein product MSKDIRPPFTLESALAKVKFAEDAWNSRDPERVSLGYTVDSNWRNRTEFFTGRENIKAFLTKKWAREQDYKLMKELWCYTDNRIAVRFEYEYRDAETGQWMRCHGNELWEYDEDGLMRRRDMSGNDYPINENDRRYK